One Gossypium hirsutum isolate 1008001.06 chromosome A11, Gossypium_hirsutum_v2.1, whole genome shotgun sequence genomic window carries:
- the LOC107897804 gene encoding CDPK-related kinase 5, translated as MGLCTSKPSPNPSFPPDSRNTPIHPPNKDIHHKSNSVPASPLPDVVNGNHNHNLDQAKGTEEKESSNSNNEGKKSPFFPFYSPSPAHYLFSKKSPARSSANSTPKRFFREPFPPPSPAKHIRAVLARRHGSVKPNESAIPEGSEADGDGAAGATVAGLDKSFGFSKHFGSKYELGEEVGRGHFGYTCAAKFKKGELKGQQVAVKVIPKAKMTTAIAIEDVRREVKILRALSGHNNLVQFYDAYEDHDNVYIVMELCEGGELLDRILSRGGKYTEDDAKDVMIQILNVVSFCHLQGVVHRDLKPENFLFTSKDENSQLKAIDFGLSDFVKPDERLNDIVGSAYYVAPEVLHRSYSTEADVWSIGVIAYILLCGSRPFWARTESGIFRAVLKADPSFDEAPWPALSSEARDFVKRLLNKDPRKRLTAAQALSHPWIKNYNDVKVPLDILIFKLMKAYLRSSSLRKAALRVLSKTLTVDELFYLKEQFALLEPNKNGTISLENIKVALMRNATDAMKECRIPEFLASLSALQYRRMDFDEFCAAALSVHQLEALDRWEQHARCAYELFEKDGNRAIVIDELASELGLSPSVPVHAVLHDWIRHTDGKLSFLGFIKLLHGVSSRTFAKAQ; from the exons TGCACTTCCAAACCATCCCCAAACCCTTCTTTTCCTCCTGATTCAAGGAATACTCCTATCCATCCCCCGAATAAAGATATCCACCATAAGTCTAACTCGGTTCCAGCTTCGCCTTTGCCTGATGTAGTAAATGGTAACCACAACCACAACTTAGATCAAGCTAAAGGAACAGAAGAAAAGGAAAGTTCGAATTCCAACAATGAAGGTAAGAAGTCGCCCTTTTTTCCGTTTTATAGTCCTAGTCCAGCTCACTACTTGTTCTCCAAGAAGTCTCCGGCGAGATCTTCGGCCAATTCCACTCCGAAACGGTTTTTCAGGGAGCCGTTCCCTCCGCCTTCTCCGGCCAAGCATATTAGGGCAGTTCTTGCTCGACGGCACGGGTCTGTGAAGCCGAATGAGTCCGCCATACCGGAAGGAAGTGAGGCGGACGGTGATGGTGCGGCGGGAGCCACCGTTGCTGGACTGGATAAGAGCTTCGGCTTTTCGAAGCATTTTGGGAGCAAGTATGAGCTTGGAGAAGAGGTAGGGAGAGGCCATTTCGGTTACACTTGTGCGGCGAAGTTTAAGAAAGGAGAGCTTAAAGGGCAGCAAGTTGCCGTTAAAGTGATACCTAAAGCGAag ATGACTACAGCGATCGCCATTGAGGATGTTAGAAGGGAGGTAAAGATATTGAGAGCTCTGTCTGGACATAACAATCTAGTACAATTCTATGATGCCTACGAGGACCACGATAATGTATATATAGTAATGGA ATTATGTGAAGGAGGCGAACTCTTGGACAGAATTCTTTCAAG GGGTGGAAAATACACTGAGGATGATGCAAAAGATGTGATGATTCAGATACTTAATGTAGTTTCCTTTTGCCATCTGCAGGGTGTTGTGCACCGCGATCTTAAACCTGAG AATTTCTTGTTTACATCAAAGGATGAAAATTCACAATTGAAGGCCATAGATTTTGGCTTGTCAGATTTTGTGAAACCAG ATGAAAGGCTTAATGACATCGTTGGTAGTGCATACTATGTAGCACCAGAAGTTCTACATAGGTCTTACAGTACAGAAGCAGACGTCTGGAGTATAGGTGTGATTGCATATATTTTGTTGTGTGGTAGTCGGCCATTTTGGGCCCGAACAGAGTCTGGGATTTTTCGGGCTGTTCTAAAAGCTGATCCAAGTTTTGATGAAGCACCCTGGCCAGCTCTATCTTCTGAGGCAAGGGATTTTGTGAAACGCTTACTGAACAAGGACCCAAGGAAAAGACTGACTGCAGCCCAAGCCTTGA GTCATCCCTGGATAAAAAATTATAACGATGTGAAAGTACCCTTGGATATACTTATATTCAAACTCATGAAGGCTTACCTGCGCTCTTCATCTCTTCGGAAAGCTGCATTAAGG GTACTGTCTAAAACTTTGACTGTGGATGAGCTATTTTACTTGAAGGAGCAGTTTGCACTATTGGAACCAAACAAAAATGGAACTATAAGCTTGGAAAATATTAAAGTG GCCCTGATGAGAAATGCAACAGATGCTATGAAGGAGTGTCGCATCCCTGAATTTCTAGCATCC CTAAGCGCACTTCAATACAGAAGGATGGACTTTGATGAATTCTGTGCAGCTGCATTAAGTGTTCATCAGCTGGAGGCACTTGATCGATGGGAACAACATGCTCGTTGTGCTTATGAGCTTTTTGAGAAGGATGGAAATAGAGCCATTGTCATTGATGAGTTAGCTTCG GAACTCGGACTGAGCCCATCCGTGCCTGTCCATGCTGTCCTCCATGACTGGATTCGGCATACTGATGGGAAGCTAAGTTTTCTTGGATTCATTAAATTATTGCACGGTGTATCTAGCCGAACCTTTGCAAAAGCTCAATAG